TTTTAGCCTAAGCAGGCAGCAGCCGGATGGGTTTTTACGACACACTGTGGGTCATAAAGTTTGGATAAATTTAGTATGCACATCTTCATCACGTCATGTGCAGGGTGGtttctttatattgttttaatgaGGTAGTTTCATGATTGTAATGAGAGTGGaaccacacctgtgtgtgtgtgtgtgtgtgtgtttgaaagaccACGATAAATTGTGACCAAAAGcttaaaatggttttaaaatctTCCCTTTAGACACAGTGAAGTAGACTGGGTGTATTTGGATTATATGAATTAAACAAGAGGAAACTTGTCTAATGGAGGATGATGTAAACTAAACATGctctcagctgcagctgcagtggtGTCTATTTTTACACCTTTCTGTTTTCGAGCACTGCGATTGGTCGGTTAACTTTTCACCAGTGGCACACACTGGAGAGGTGAAACAATTAGTCTAATCATGCAtgagccgttttttttttttttaagcagtgtaagggaacaaattaattaatcaaaatgaaTTGTTTATGAGTTCATACAATGTGTTATCGTCTCTTCTGTGATGCCGAGTTAAATCTTTCAGAGTTTTGGACAGATGAGGGCGTTGCTTTGTGCTCTCGGAAACTGTGATGAGTATTTTGCAGATGAATCAGTGCAGAATATAATTGTTAGTTGTAGTCTTAACCGTATATTAATATAAACGTGTGTTTTTGGATTGTGACACCCATTTACTTATCAATTACATGCATTttgcacacactgacagcacaaAATACAAGGACAAAAACGCTTCTTCTTTTAGGCTTTCCCCCCAAGGAAATGTTTAGCGCCACCATCCTGACGCTTCTCTGATCTGTAATTATGAGctgattgacagaaaaaattattGACAATTATTTTGATGACTGAAGAATAATTTTAATAGTTTCATTtagaatatattttttctaGCAACAATACTTGCTGGTTCCTGCTCCttgaatgtgaaaatgtgatgcttttcttcttctaacgTGATagtaaatttaatatttttcggactgttggttgaacaaaacaagacgtttgatattttatagatGGAGCGATTCATTAGgagattaaaaataattattagttgcGGGGTatcgtttagctcagtttgtagagcaaggctcagtccttgctgtggcagcccagggttcgaatccgacctgtggctcattccctgtctctctctctccccacattgctgttactcttcagctgtctctgtcaaaaaaagcttaaaaaggccaaaaacaaTATCTTTGGATATTAAACTGCTTCTCCTCCCTTAggttagtgttttatttttaaagaattcaGATGTTTCTGATGTTCTGATGGAGGAAGTCGACCCCTGttataaaacatcttttcataATGTACACTGATGAGATGAATATATGCGTAAGCTTATTTATTCTCCTCATCAAACATCAATCATTGATCAGAAAGGAGGTGAAGAGAAACCGTTGAAGTCTAAGTGTGGATTGCAGGTCAGTTCCAGGAAGTTATGAGTGGCATTTTATAGATCCAGTGTGTATGAGGTCAGGGTGAGGTAGTGCTGATGGATAATTTAATGTTGACCAGATTATAAGGAGTTTAACTGTGTCATACTGAATGTAACAGTAGAGTGCTGTGTAGTGTGATTGATTAGTGCTCTAACTGATTCCACTCCATTATCCGTCATAAATTATACATGGGTTAAATATCACATTACTGACCAATTACAGATCACAGACTGAGAATGTGATCAATTCCCATCCCATTATACACCGACACacttaaattcacattttaggTTGCAATGAAAggaagacgagagagagacgACTATCAGATATAAGTGTTGTCAGGAATTACCTTGCACATATTGCGTTCACGTCTGCTGGAACATATGGATATGTGTGACTTTTAGCCCACGCTTGTGTCTAACATCTGTGTGCGCATGCAGGATTATCCATGAAGATGGCTTTTCTGGGGATGATGTGAAGCAGTATAAGCCTGTGGTCTACAGCAACACCATCCAGAGCTTGGCAGCCATCCTCCGAGCCATGGACTCCCTGGGCATCGAGTTTGGAGACAAGGACAGAAAAGTTAGTCTTACATTCACCCTCTATGTGACATATTCTCTCCTAAAGACTGCGGAGAAACTGAGATTGTATCTGTACATCCTTTGAAATGTAGAGGTTGAAATGTGATAGTGCCAAAGCAGGACTGAGTTATTCGGACAGACAGACTTAAGAATGATCGGAAGTTTGTGTCTATTTTCGGGTTAAGATGTCTATCTGATGTCACCTCACTTTTGGAAATTTTGTAACTGATTTGCAGTGTTATCATTACAATACCAATACAGCAAGTGATAAATAATTATTCTACAAACATAACTGCGCTCCTCTTTCCCTAAATTTCTTCATCCAGGCGGATGCTAAGCTGGTTTGCGATGTCGTCAGTCGTATGGAGGACACAGAGCCGTACTCTGCAGAGCTTCTTACTGCTATGAAACGTGTATGGGCTGATGCCGGGACTCAGGAGTGCTTCAGCCGTGCCCGGGAATACCAACTCAATGACTCTGCTCAATAGTGAGTAAAGTGTGAATTACTGTAAAGTCctcttttacaaaaaaaaaaacaaacaccagttGTCTAATCCACATTCTCTTGTTATTAGCTACCTGGACAGTCTAGATCGGATCGGGGCAGCAGATTATCAGCCCACAGAGCAGGACATCCTGAGAACCCGAGTGAAGACCACTGGTATCGTCGAAACCCActttacctttaaaaaccttcaTTTCAGGTATGTGGAGTCGCTGCAGCGTCGTAGGTTGGTCTAAGGTCAGAGTCAAATCATGACTCGCTCTGTGCATGAACTGACTTCTTCCACGTTTGCCCAGGCTGTTTGACgtgggaggtcagaggtcagagaggaagaagtggaTCCACTGCTTTGAAGATGTGACGGCCATCATCTTCTGCGTTGCTCTGAGTGGATATGACCAGGTGCTCCATGAAGATGAGACAACTGTAAGTATGACTATTAATTCAGTCTACAACATCACCAATTTGAGCCAGCCTGGGCATCTTTACTTCATAAATATCCTCAATTTGGACCTTTGTACGTCTCTTTGCCTCAATCTCAAATCTGCATCTCTTGGTCTTACTGTTAAAGGCAAAATACACCAGAAAGCAACTTAAAGTTTGGCAGCTACAGATTTACAATGccaatatatttgtatatattccAACACCCTTGATTTGAATAAAGAAACATGTAATTtaagagttaaaaaaataaagattgagCAACCACAAAGGACCCCTCTTTCAGGATAGACAGCGAAACTACCACTACTCCTTCTAATGTTCTGTAAAATCCATTTTttacattgatttttttaaacttatggCGCTTCTCCTATGTCAGCCAGTTGCCTGGGGTTGGGTTAACGGGAAAATATTAACCTTTAAATGCTTCTTTGGTCTGTTCTTATTGATATTCAATAAAAGATCTATGAAAGATAAACCCATAGAACTGTTTCCCACAGACGGTCACCTTGATATTCATGAGTCAAACTGTTGTTTGGATGTTCACTCCACAAACATAACCTAAGGTACTCTCCTCACTGTAACACTGACCACACGTTTATCTTCCTGCAGAACCGCATGCATGAGTCACTCATGCTCTTTGACTCCATCTGTAACAACAAGTTCTTCATCGACAcctccatcatcctcttcctcaacAAGAAGGATCTGTTCGCTGAGAAGATCAAGAAGTCACCGCTGACAATCTGTTTTCCAGAATACCCAGGTGAGTGCACGCCTTTCATTTCTGAGCCAAGCTGCTTCACAACGAGCAAAGTGATGAATGCCCCTCacgctcttttctctctctgtttggtCTCCAGGTGCTAATACTTACGACGATGCTACTGCATATATTCAGGTTCAGTTTGAGAGTAAGAACCGCTCTCCCAATAAAGAGATCTACTGTCACCTGACCTGTGCCACAGACACAGGGAACATCCAGGTAGTGTTTGATGCCGTCACTGACATCATTATTGCAAACAACCTTAGAGGGTGTGGCTTATACTGAGGCCTGGAAAGCACAGAGGTTGTCATGGAGAGTATGAggtgttaataataattttgatgatacttaaacacataaatatgtaaTTCTACACGTCCAAATGGACCCAAAGAGCTGCCGTCAGACACCACACTGGATTATTGCCATGATTTGttcccttcctcttcttttgaTTTCAGTATACAAACCCCCAGTTTTGTctcataaaaatgtgtttttgagctGAATGTTTCATGTTCTGTTGATGACTGTGTCAACAACTGGTAAGGTCAGAGGTGGCACCAGGGGTATATTCGGCTGGAGCCTTGTTTTGTAAAACTCAACGCCCAGAAATGCAACACGAGGAGTTTGCAGTGTCATTTTTAACCACAGCGTGGAATACTGTCCCATCTTATATGTGACATTTTATGTGCGAGTCTCGAGGCATTTATATCTGTACTGAATATAGCCTGTTGTGCTCCGTTTGAAGAGCTGCTCTGTGTATGAAGGtggagatgatgatgttgttgggGAGGTGCTAAACTCGTGGCTGAGGGTCATGGTTGGGAAGGAGGCTATTTTAACTTTCAGAAGGGACaaagctctcctctccttcagaCCCACACATGACTGAGTAGCCTGCAGGTCTGTTCcactctctgttttctcttttactttaaaacatAATGAAAGAGAGGATTCTTCGGCTCAGAGTGGCTGGCCTCCTGTATCGTAAGGAATCAGCTTATAATatctcaaaaagaaaaaaaaagacaaacggCATATTGGTGCCAACCATCTGACGACAGATAGGGGATAAGGATCTGAAATCATAGTTCATGTTCATACTATCAACCGATATTATTTAAgtaacattcaaacacattttattatcatcgaatgatttatttatttaagccTCATGCCCTACATGCCTCCTCCTACCTCCTGAAATCCCGTGCCACATATTTATTTCCTGACATGAAAAACCGGGGGAACACCGATACCTGTCTACGGTTCAGAGGGAAGAAAGCAGCCCTCCTATGACATCTTGTTCTCTGTGTGGTGCTTTACCCTTCGATGTGAATCTGTGTAGAAATAGAAGACTGCACGAGGAGAACAATATCATTTGAGGCAGCCTCTGTCTGGGGAGACGGGGGTTCTTTCTAACCCTCTTCTCCCCTGATCAGTAAACAGGGAACCATttaccccctccctccctccctccctccgtctgtcACGTTTCTCTGTTCACAGAGAAAAAGTACAGCTCTCCATTTCACCTGTGCACCCAGAAATTCATCTTCCCATCTTCCCATCCCTGTATACTCTTATCTATCACATATCAGTCCCCATATCCTGTCTCCATTTTCACCTTAAAAGCAccgtactgtatatatattatgattataccagattttttttttactgtgaatgtttttgtgctgcACCCCATCCTATTTGGTAGTTTATTGGTTGCTCTCATGTGGAATGTTTGTGCTGAGCCAATcgaatgttgtgtttacattaaAGCCACACTTTTCCTAACTATTCCTGCATCTGTTGTCTGAGTCTGATTACACCAAagaagaaagcagcagcagcagcagcagaaggtaAGAGGGCTCGATGACAAACTGCCCAATCACAGCCGTCCTCTCAGCAAaagtttgaaacacacacacatacacgcacacactgaccTGCTTTAATCTGTGCAGAATTAAGGTTAGACCAGGAAATTAGGCTGAACATTATGAGAATGGACTCTCTTTTAATGCTTCATTGCATGGTGAACACAGCTTTGTATTTAGTGTCAGAAATATGTATAAAAGATTGGGAACAGGTCTTGCATGGCAATAGGGCAGCACTTCGTGAAATGTGGCGGATGGCAGGGATCAGAGGCGGTGCACAGCAGCTCTCAATTTATTAGGTTAAAAGTGTTCCATCATCACAGACAAGGAGCTATTCATATATTGAATGACTAGGCTGGATCAGCTGTCTGACCTGCTTCTGTCAGTTTAATGGGTGCGATGTTCATTACTGCTCCGTTTCGCTGACAGCCGCAGAGCTCCGCTCCTCAGTCCCGGTGTGTCCTTGTTTCTCAGAGCCAGCTACAGGTTAAAAGGTTGAAACTCCCCATGTGACACGGTTACActttttaattacagatttaagataatattatcatattttacaGATTAGTCTTATCAAATAACCACAAACCATGCCCCTAAAAGCTGAGCTGTAACTCGGCTGACATCAAACTGGTGTGCAGCAGAAGGCAAAGTCTGGAAACCCGACTTAAATCTCCAGGATGGACAACGAGCGTTTTTtgtttcagacaaaaaaaaaaatccacagctATTTGCCCGTGCCAGCATCCATTTACAGAAACATGGATTAAACCTGGATTGTGCAGAGCTCTTTAGTGAAATGCATCACAGGGTGGGTAACTGCACGGCAATCGCTGTTGATAACCAGCGCTCCGGTTCATGAGTTACAGTCGCAGCCTCTTGATATCTTCACTTCTGAAGTCAATACGCAGCGCTAGAACCTGGCGCACCTCCGCTGGGGTCAATCGCCACGTCAGGGGCCCCGAGTTCGGGCCCCAGTAATCCAAGATCTCAGTTACCTGTAGTAGAAAAATGTTACACGTGAGCAAACcaggaagaagtattcagatccttacGTGAGtggaaaaaatgcagaaaattgCCCCTGTGAGTGTTAAACGATCATAAATTACATACATTACAGCCATTACTGGATagttattattgattaattaatgtGTAATTATCATTTCATAgcaatttatttatatctggGAGCAGTTTTGCAAGAAAAGGTCTGACCTAAACTGAGGATGTTGTGATCTCATGGTCAGCATCTTTAGACCCTGAAGCCACCTGGATGTCCCATTTTACTGCTGTACTTAGTCGAAGCGGAGCTAATATAACTATTTTATACCTTGTTAGTACATATGTTATAACTATGcatcacatttaataaaaaaatcatatgatttgtacatttaattttaagttCTAATACATCTTATTATAGGTAAACAGTATGTGCATATAAAGtggcataaaatgaaaaattctCTAGTAAAATAAAAGTGCCTCAAATTTGTTGTGTTCaataaatgtacttagttacatccCACCCCTGCTGTAAACTGGCATAAATGatcagataaacacaaacaaaatgagctTTCATActggtgtatgtttgtgtaaaattaTCTAAATTACCCGCTCCAGGTTGAGGATGGTGGCCATTTGTGTGAGACGAGCAAACTTATCCCTGATGGTCCAGGTGGTCACAGTGGTGAGGTACGCCACAAGAGACCGAAGCTCTTTGTCGAACTGCAGCCCTCCAAGCTGCAACAAAAGACATCAGCAGCAGTGAGTGGACTACATGTTGTACAAAGTATAAGAATACATTGAGAGGCTTCCTGTAAACATGCAGCTCAAAATAGAATGATGCTATCGTGCAAAGAGAGGAAGCACCCTCTCCTGCAGGCCTTTCTGAACTCATTAATAAATCATTGCTTGAGGCTTTTCACCACATGTGTCAGTGATGTGATGCGAAGTGATGCAGAGGGTGTTTGGTGCCACCTTGTGGCCAAGCTCGGCTCCTCACCCTGCTGAACGAGCACTTCAGGACAGTCTTCTCCATTTCAATAGATATCAGGCTTGTCATCAGACTCGTCAGTGTGTCGTAGATGACAGGAGAGAGGGCCGTCTGGTGAGGAGGCAGaaagaggttttaaaaaattgttttttaaatggatgGGAGtaattcatatatatttttgatacACTTGGAGTCATAGCCAATATATTTATCAGACAAGATACCTTGAACTCTGCCATGATTTGCTCCAAGTTAACAATGAGCTGCTGGACCCAGGGATCATTAGCTTCATAGTCGTTAAACTCCTCCTGTGAGAAACACCAGCAGTTACAGCCACATGTTTCATAACCTCTGATTTATTCATGTTCACTATCCTGACATCATTACCTCTTCTATGTTGTGCGAGATGGACAGGAAGCTGCTGATCCAGGGTTTGACTTGAGGCTTAATGGCTGTGGTGTTTAACTCGGTCAGGCCCTCCTGTAAAATATTCACACCAGAGCATGAAACTTTCACCTAAGATGATTAGACATCTCCTGTACCAGCAACTTTCCCgatcacaaaaaataaatcagaaattgTTTGGGCTGGACTTTCACTCtactcctttaaaaaaacacagagaattGATCCCTGGTGCTCAGTACTTACAGTATCAATTGAAACTTGCtgatcaatgtgtgtgtgttttttttaacctgtaaGAGATCCTTGAACTTGGAGGACGTGTTGACGAGGTCGGACAAACAGCTTTCAATCTTGGCTTGTTCGCCAGAGCCGGTGCCCTGATTGAACAGCTTGGAGCAGTggctcgggggggggggggagggggatgttttaaagaaatatatttcCGAGTAATGAGGACAACggtaaaaacattaattaattcacATGATGAttagaggagctgcagagtgCTAGCACAGATGTGAAACTTACCTCGAGGTTCCTCTTTAAAGTTGTGATATTCTCACTGCACACCTCCACGTTATTCAGAGTCACCTGAGAAAGAAAGTGTGGATGAAGATTCTCAGCCAATCCTATTTGGATCCAACTGGGAgcaatatttctttattactATTATCTTTTGACAAACAGGTTAAAAGGTTTTTGAAGGCCTGCTCCATTCAGCTAAGAGCCGTTTTAAAAATTAAAGCACTACTTACCTCACTTCAGTTAGAGGTCATTATTCATGCATTTGATTCGTCACTGAGTAGTCACTGCTGCTACTTTTTTAACAACCTTacacaaaaaactttttgtcCTAGCCTTTACTGCCTATCAGATACAACTTGAGACCGAGGTGacgatctgtgtgtgtgtttgtttattaccAGAAATGCAGCCTTAGCGTGCTCTGCGCTCTCGATGCCCAGCGTGTTGAACTTGCCCTGCTGTAAGCTGCTCTGCATCAGACTGACCGCGCTGCTGACACCACGCTGGATATCCTGCAGCGTCGTAGCCGGGAAGCCCTGCCGTAGCTTGTTGTACAGCACCTCCCTGACAGGTGTAGAGAGACATGGCAGGAAAGAGCACAGATGCACGTGAGACGTGAAAAACATATTGAATGTGTCAACTTGAAAGAGAAAGATTGAGCACCTGAAGTCAGACTCCAGCACAGAGTTGGCGTGATTGATCATGGCACAGAGGCAGTCGATGCTGGAGCTCGATAAAGCTCTGCTGATGCACTTCTTCACAATGTAGAAACAGTCGTCCACCATGCTGGAGGTCAGTTGACCTTTTTCATATGTATCCATAGTAACAGCCTGAGGAGGAAAATTCAGTGtatgaaatttaaaatgttgtgattAAATATTGTGTCAATGTGCTCTTTTTAAAGGAACGTTCTTGTGGCGTTATTACATGACCATACATTCAAACGTGCTGTCAAGTGGACTACTGTATCTCTGTGACACCTGACTGTACCTTGTTGACAGACTCTCTCATGTAGTACTCCTCCATTGGGATGTAGTAGCCAATGAGCTCCTGCATCGTCCTGCTCAGCAAGCAGTGTTTCAGAAGCTTCTCCACATTCTGCTGATGCTCTGTTCAAAAATGtagcaaaaacaaactcattcacAGATTTTAGACTGATAGATGGATTTTTAGCTCCACATCTCAAAAAGGGTGTTAATATAAAAGTACCTTGTGTGACGCTCTGTGCATCCCAGACTTCAAAGTCTGCCAGCATGCGACGACGTAAAAAGCGCAGGTAGAGCTCAGCCCTTGCGTTCATCAGGGTTACTTCTGAAAGTACGGGATCCAGCTCCCTGTTTATGGAAGACAGATTTTCTAAGCACAGCTACAGacgcagagacaaacacagaggaggatgcagagacaaacaagaaTACCTGGGCTCGATCCTCTCCCCCGGGACACTCTTCATCATGCTGCTCTGGACGATCTGAAACTACAGCAGGGATACAAGTTCATTATGTGTGTACAGGTTTGCAGTGAAAACAATCATGCAGCTCAGATGTCATGCACACCTTGTTGTGGTAtcctctctgctggatgaaCCTGTCGACTATTTTctgagtctgtctgtcacattcCTGCTGCAGGTGAGTGATGAGTGTGTACAGATGTCCTGGACCGTAATACGTCTCTACAATTACCTGATGAGTCTCAACGACGCGAGCAATACCTGTGAACACACCAACATATTAGAGTCCACTAGAAGCAGATAAAGGAATCACACACAGGGTATCAGGCCTGTTTTCTCACCTTCCAGCAGCAGCGTCAGAGTGTCTGCAAATACCAGCGGTGCTCTCTTCTCATTCAGGTCTCCTCCAGTAGCCAAGAGCAGGTTCTCCTCAGCTTTGGAGGCGAGctgtgtggatatgtgtgtgaaagagaccAAATAAAATGAGACATAACAAATCTATGATGATTTCTgactaaaacacaaatatataaactcATATGATCAACACAAAAGTTAATTTAGGTTCTGAGATATACTCAAAAGACAggaaagcacacaaacagacctgagTGCAGAGATACTGCCCAAAGCGGGAGAGGCCCTGCTGGTGGAGGCCCAACAGAGGGAAGATCTTGAAAAACCTTTCCACTTGTGCAAGGTCGACTGCCGCTACAGCTTCATCCAGCTTCTCGGCAACAATGACCTTCAGTTTCTGCTCTGCCTCCTGAAGCATGACCAGACTGGCATCCACAGCGCTGCCTGGGCAGACATGAAGTCTTGACAGTTACAATTCAAGCCTAGACAACAGATTTATATTGCTTCATGTGAAAAgtacagtgtaaaaacacacaaaaatcaacaaagatCCCCAGTACACTGCAGCGTAAGGCTGCACATTGAGCAATGAACTATGACAGAGAACTGGAGGCCTCGTACTTTCTTCTCCCTGCCTGCTCAGCTCAATAACCGACTGGTCCAGAGAGAGGTATCGATGGATGTGGGCAGCCGCCTGTTCATAATCTTCATTACGTAGAGCTGTCTGCACACCGTCTGTGCAGAACTTCAGATCGAGGATGTCGTCAGCACGCTGGATGACATTATACAACCGCGtctatgaaaatgaaataagataTAAACCAAGAGATCAGTCTATGTAATCCAGAACAGCATTCCTGTAATTAATACAACCTAAAAATTACCTGTTTTGACTGTCAGCATGTATGTCATCAACAATTATACAAACCCACTAAAACCCAGGAAACCTCATGTAacagatgtgtctgtgtttacctTTGCCAGGTCTAACTGTCGAACTTTGCGGCTGACATTTTCAGCCAGGCTACAAGTAAACGTGATCATGCCTGACAGCTGACTAGCGTCTCCTCCGATCAATTGTAGGTTGGGCCTGCAGAGCAAAGGGACAATTTATAAACACAATCTGTGGTGGttgcataaaataaatgatgacaaTAAGGTGCTTTTATATCTGCACTAATCTATACAAACTGTACCCCATCCTCTGCAGGGCCAGCATCTTTGTGTGAATGGTCCCCTCCTGCCCCACCAGCCTGTCCAGCTCAGCTTCCACTTCTTTCTGTATTAgtagaggagaaaataaaacatctgatgAGTAACACGGacatcaattttattttgatttcagCAACTTATACACGAAATACACATTTTCCATATAGGACACAACTGTCAAATAATAATTCAGAGAAACAAATACATTAATTATCAATATGCAGagatatttgatttttttcttcttgtgtttcctatcttgtattttttttttacttatttacttgtgtattttgtctcattttatgTGTGTAGGTATATACTGAAGTAGattttaaagcagctgtaaatgtgtgaagtgtaatgtaaacatgtaaaaatgtattgtatggAACGTTATGGTGagttccaaaagaaaaaaaaaagatacatgtGAGTAGTTTAAGAGCATCGAGGTTAAGTTTTTCCATTAATACAGCTGTTATAGGACTTCAGCCCTGTTCAGGCCTTCAGGCCATGTGTTTGGAGCCTTTGTTCATATGTTACTTGCTCTATCTCTAGTGAAATTTTCAGGATTTTCTGAACAATAATTTATTCCCTCATTGTGCTTAATGACACAAAACGTGGATAAAAAAAGGACATGTcattacatatacatttacattgtCATTTACAAGTCACTGTCACATTCCCTCAGCTGATTGGGTCAACAAATATTCATAAGTGATGAAccaagaggagaaagagaggctgTAAAGATCTGGGCTGGGCTGTAAAGTGGGCAAAGTCAGAGTATATCAGTCAATGTGTGTAAATTTAAACTCATCTAGacagatagatactttattcatcGGGAGGCATGAGACATTAAACAAACGAAGGACACtctgagaaaaacatttctagGTTGGAGTGGGTTGTTTATTTGTCCATGTGtgtctttaataaaaaatgatttaatcatagaaatagaaatgaacAGACATCCTGGGTGGTAGCAGGATTTATGTTCAGGTGGTAGCCTGGTTTTGTACCCTGGTAACTCAGCTGTTTACGTTTCTAACGTGTGTTGAGAAAGCAGTAAACGGTGGCTCT
The Larimichthys crocea isolate SSNF chromosome VIII, L_crocea_2.0, whole genome shotgun sequence genome window above contains:
- the cog4 gene encoding conserved oligomeric Golgi complex subunit 4, producing MADSGPLAARRCDSGSVSSVSMETISGLTELEDLERVYQQLCVQEKEVEAELDRLVGQEGTIHTKMLALQRMGPNLQLIGGDASQLSGMITFTCSLAENVSRKVRQLDLAKTRLYNVIQRADDILDLKFCTDGVQTALRNEDYEQAAAHIHRYLSLDQSVIELSRQGEESSAVDASLVMLQEAEQKLKVIVAEKLDEAVAAVDLAQVERFFKIFPLLGLHQQGLSRFGQYLCTQLASKAEENLLLATGGDLNEKRAPLVFADTLTLLLEGIARVVETHQVIVETYYGPGHLYTLITHLQQECDRQTQKIVDRFIQQRGYHNKFQIVQSSMMKSVPGERIEPRELDPVLSEVTLMNARAELYLRFLRRRMLADFEVWDAQSVTQEHQQNVEKLLKHCLLSRTMQELIGYYIPMEEYYMRESVNKAVTMDTYEKGQLTSSMVDDCFYIVKKCISRALSSSSIDCLCAMINHANSVLESDFREVLYNKLRQGFPATTLQDIQRGVSSAVSLMQSSLQQGKFNTLGIESAEHAKAAFLVTLNNVEVCSENITTLKRNLESHCSKLFNQGTGSGEQAKIESCLSDLVNTSSKFKDLLQEGLTELNTTAIKPQVKPWISSFLSISHNIEEEEFNDYEANDPWVQQLIVNLEQIMAEFKTALSPVIYDTLTSLMTSLISIEMEKTVLKCSFSRLGGLQFDKELRSLVAYLTTVTTWTIRDKFARLTQMATILNLERVTEILDYWGPNSGPLTWRLTPAEVRQVLALRIDFRSEDIKRLRL
- the gnao1b gene encoding guanine nucleotide binding protein (G protein), alpha activating activity polypeptide O, b, whose protein sequence is MGCTLSAEERAALDRSKAIEKNLKEDGMVAAKDVKLLLLGGGESGKSTIVKQMKIIHEDGFSGDDVKQYKPVVYSNTIQSLAAILRAMDSLGIEFGDKDRKADAKLVCDVVSRMEDTEPYSAELLTAMKRVWADAGTQECFSRAREYQLNDSAQYYLDSLDRIGAADYQPTEQDILRTRVKTTGIVETHFTFKNLHFRLFDVGGQRSERKKWIHCFEDVTAIIFCVALSGYDQVLHEDETTNRMHESLMLFDSICNNKFFIDTSIILFLNKKDLFAEKIKKSPLTICFPEYPGANTYDDATAYIQVQFESKNRSPNKEIYCHLTCATDTGNIQVVFDAVTDIIIANNLRGCGLY